From one Culex quinquefasciatus strain JHB chromosome 3, VPISU_Cqui_1.0_pri_paternal, whole genome shotgun sequence genomic stretch:
- the LOC6048919 gene encoding nedd8-activating enzyme E1 regulatory subunit: protein MSSPAPKSPEMSDKSRKYDRQIRLWGEHGQTLLENAQICLINATALGTEILKGVVLPGIGGFTIVDSGLVTEEDIGCNFFLDSGSVGQSRARSCMQLLQELNPDVNGEYVDEAVDQLIDGQPEFFKSFDVIVATAVSERTIVRLSNLLWDMHIPLLVCRSVGFYGVARLQVKEHCIVESHPDSHQSDLRLEHPFEALRKHMAETAITSKVPWLVVMYKCLEEWVSAHDGRYPANYKEKTELRDLIRSKMSADEENHEEAIKAVNSSFGGGKPNSAIKEILADDCCINVNKESNAFWILARALRDFVENEGAGLLPLPGVLPDMTADTASYINLQNVYRSQAAHDSEIVYRRARQLLKELNKPNDLITEKDVRLFCREAANIAIVRGTKIAVEYDKGYKATQISTGLETPNSLMAHYVTLRAVDKFQAEHGYLPGECQVEVDTSRIKGLAAKMVSEWGISTPISDDLAHEVCRYGGAEIHSISAFFGGCIAHELIKLVTRQYKPFDNTFVYDGATSQTETFKL, encoded by the exons ATGTCCTCGCCGGCACCCAAATCACCGGAAATGTCGGACAAGAGCCGAAAGTACGACCGGCAGATTCG CTTGTGGGGCGAACACGGCCAAACCCTGCTGGAGAACGCCCAGATCTGTCTGATTAACGCGACCGCGCTCGGTACGGAGATCCTGAAGGGCGTGGTGCTGCCCGGCATCGGCGGCTTCACCATCGTTGACAGCGGGCTCGTTACGGAGGAGGACATCGGTTGTAACTTTTTCCTCGACTCGGGTTCGGTCGGGCAGTCCCGGGCGCGCAGTTGTATGCAGCTGCTGCAGGAGCTCAACCCGGACGTGAACGGAGAGTACGTGGACGAAGCGGTGGACCAGCTGATCGACGGCCAGCCGGAATTCTTCAAGAGCTTTGACGTGATCGTGGCCACGGCCGTCAGCGAGCGGACCATCGTGCGACTGTCCAATCTGCTCTGGGACATGCACATCCCTCTGCTGGTTTGCCGATCGGTGGGCTTCTACGGCGTCGCCCGGCTGCAGGTCAAGGAGCACTGCATCGTGGAATCTCATCCGGACAGCCACCAGAGCGATCTCCGGCTGGAGCATCCGTTCGAGGCTCTTCGCAAGCACATGGCTGAAACGGCCATCACGTCAAAAGTGCCCTGGCTTGTGGTGATGTACAAGTGTCTGGAGGAGTGGGTCAGCGCGCACGACGGTCGTTACCCGGCCAATTACAAAGAGAAGACCGAGCTGCGAGACTTGATTCGGTCCAAGATGAGTGCCGACGAGGAGAACCACGAGGAAGCGATCAAAGCGGTCAACTCGAGCTTCGGCGGGGGCAAACCAAACTCCGCAATCAAGGAGATCCTCGCGGATGACTGTTGCATCAACGTGAACAAGGAGAGTAACGCTTTCTGGATCCTTGCTCGCGCCCTTCGCGACTTTGTCGAGAACGAAGGCGCCGGTCTGCTACCACTCCCAGGTGTCCTCCCCGACATGACCGCCGACACGGCGTCCTACATCAACCTGCAGAATGTGTACCGTTCGCAAGCCGCGCACGACTCCGAGATCGTCTACCGTCGCGCCCGCCAACTCCTGAAAGAACTCAACAAACCGAACGACCTCATCACCGAGAAGGACGTCCGACTGTTTTGCCGCGAAGCCGCCAACATTGCCATCGTCCGCGGGACCAAAATCGCCGTCGAGTACGACAAGGGCTACAAGGCGACGCAGATCTCGACCGGCCTGGAGACGCCCAACTCGTTGATGGCCCACTACGTGACGCTGCGTGCCGTGGACAAGTTCCAGGCCGAACACGGCTACCTGCCCGGCGAGTGCCAGGTCGAGGTGGACACGTCCCGCATCAAGGGactggcggccaaaatggtcaGCGAGTGGGGCATCAGCACGCCGATCAGCGACGATCTGGCGCACGAGGTGTGTCGTTACGGCGGAGCGGAAATTCACAGCATTTCTGCGTTCTTTGGCGGCTGCATCGCCCACGAGCTGATCAAACTCGTCACGCGGCAGTACAAGCCGTTCGATAATACGTTCGTGTACGACGGGGCCACTTCGCAGACGGAGACGTTCAAGCTGTGA